Proteins encoded together in one Anopheles darlingi chromosome 3, idAnoDarlMG_H_01, whole genome shotgun sequence window:
- the LOC125956110 gene encoding drebrin-like protein, with protein sequence MSIDLQKHREAIVAAWKTVVDRKSATNWALFGYEGQSNVLKVQDTGEDGIGELAAELNSGKIQYAFLRVDNSETGIAKFVFINWQGEGAPIARKGTCAKHVRDVTDLVHGAHITLHATNEDDVEEARILEKLQKVVVNDFKVKDYSQAHESSKPVGTNYSRVNPTKEINPTERDEFWRREEEEEKHRLQAEYERKLQETVLLEEERRRREEREFEKREAATAGANGAGEQVAGAGGSPVSPERSYARQASDQSKSEREREMRQVVEAGGKVSSAKARFLNSTAQLSPTHIQAEVAQELTQAEPFSPTASFEERSIINELKAELENERRNGGTPDSPDAVAAVAAAVPESVETVDETALPVTGGQYFDPNATIDLSDEDNMIRARALYDYQAADDSEISFDPDDIITHIDQIDEGWWQGLAPNGTYGLFPANYVELL encoded by the exons ATGTCGATCGATCTGCAGAAGCACCGTGAGGCCATCGTGGCCGCGTGGAAAACGGTGGTCGATCGCAAGAGCGCCACCAACTGGGCCCTGTTCGGTTACGAGGGTCAGAGTAACGTGCTGAAGGTTCAGGACACCGGTGAGGATGGCATTGGGGAGCTGGCCGCCGAGCTGAACTCGGGCAAGATACAGTACGCATTCCTGAGGGTCGACAACAGTGAAACCGGCATCGCAAAGTTCGTCTTTATCAACTGGCAG GGAGAAGGGGCACCGATCGCACGGAAGGGAACCTGTGCGAAGCATGTGCGCGATGTGACGGATCTGGTGCACGGTGCCCACATAACGTTGCACGCGACCAACGAGGACGATGTGGAAGAGGCCCGTATCCTCGAGAAGCTGCAGAAGGTCGTGGTGAACGATTTCAAGGTGAAGGACTACTCGCAGGCCCATG AATCCTCTAAACCCGTTGGCACGAACTATAGCCGGGTGAACCCGACGAAAGAGATCAATCCAACCGAGCGCGACGAGTTTTGGCGacgggaggaagaggaagagaagcatCGGCTGCAGGCGGAGTACGAACGGAAGCTCCAGGAAACAGTATTACTTGAGGAG GAACGTCGACGAAGGGAGGAACGTGAGTTTGAAAAacgggaagcagcaacagcgggagcgaatggtgctggtgagcaGGTAGCTGGAGCGGGAGGGTCGCCGGTTTCACCGGAACGCAGTTACGCCCGCCAAGCGTCTGATCAGAGCAAGAGTGAACGGGAACGTGAGATGCGACAGGTGGTTGAGGCCGGAGGGAAAGTGAGCAGTGCCAAGGCACGGTTCCTCAACAGCACCGCCCAACTCAGCCCGACCCACATCCAGGCTGAAGTGGCACAGGAGCTAACCCAAGCGGAACCCTTCTCACCGACCGCTTCCTTCGAGGAGCGTAGCATCATCAACGAGCTGAAGGCGGAACTCGAGAATGAACGGCGTAACGGTGGGACACCGGATTCACCcgatgctgtggctgctgtcgCGGCAGCTGTTCCTGAATCGGTGGAAACGGTGGACGAAACTGCGTTACCGGTTACCGGCGGCCAGTACTTTGATCCGAACGCAACGATCGATCTGTCCGATGAGGACAACATGATCCGAGCGAGAGCCCTGTACGATTATCAGGCGGCCGATGATTCCGAGATAAGCTTCGATCCGGACGATATCATCACGCacatcgatcagatcgatgAGGGCTGGTGGCAGGGTCTAGCACCCAATGGCACGTACGGGCTCTTCCCGGCCAATTACGTTGAGCTGCTGTag